From a single Nicotiana tomentosiformis chromosome 2, ASM39032v3, whole genome shotgun sequence genomic region:
- the LOC138905762 gene encoding uncharacterized protein, which yields MAVTTRSDRGGDASTSNPRKIVNDDLVVKEDDEIQANDENVNDGVRIDIDDNSLSINVPLVEALEQMPGYAKFMKGLVTKKRSMNCETIKMTHQVSAIVHSMAPNLEDLGAFTIPRTIGSADFAKALYDLGASINLMSYSVFKTLGIGKPRPTSMRFQMADRTIKKPLGIIDDVLVRVDMFILPADFVILDCEVDYVVPIILGRPFLATGKALIDVESGELTFRVGDEKVVFNVCKSMRQPNSNEVCSFVDLVTEVIVDDTSAMINVEDPLEAVLNHEDDEKVGLIECANALQEIGSYTYGPRKRSLDLENRKTLPTKPSIKDPQTLELKPLPSHLTMNS from the exons atggcggtgaccacaagaagcgatagaggtggagatgcaagtacCTCCAATCCAAGAAAGATTGTGAATGATGATTTGGTTGTgaaagaagatgatgagatccaagccaatgatgagaatgtgaatgatggagtgaggatagacattgatgataac agtttgTCCATCAATGTGCCTTTGGTTGAAGCTctagaacaaatgccgggatatgccaagttcatgaagggcttggtaacaaagaagaggtcaatgaattgtgagacgatcaaaatgacacatcaagtgagtgccattgtgcatTCCATGGCTCCAAATCTAGAAGATCtcggtgcctttacaattccacgCACTATTGGTAGTGCCGATTTTGCCAAAGCCTTGTATGATTtgggagcgagcattaatttgatgtcatattctgtgttcaagacattgggtattgggaaaccaagacctacTTCCATGAGGTTTCAAATGGCGGACCGGACAATAAAGAAGCCGCTGGggattattgatgatgttctagttCGGGTCGACATGTTCATTCTTCCTGCagattttgtgattctcgactGCGAAGTTGACTATGTGGTGCCAatcatattggggagacctttcctagcaacaGGGAAGGCATTGATTGATGTGGAATctggggagctcaccttccgggtgggcgatgaaaaagttgtGTTCAACGTGTGCAAGTCAATGAGGCAGCCTAATAGCAATGAAGtatgctcttttgtggatcttgtgacagaggtgattgttgatgacacgagtgctatgatcaatgtggaagaccctcTGGAAGCTGTGTTGAATCATGAGGATGATGAGAAGGTAGGCTTGATAGAATGTGCAAATGCTTTGCAAGAAATAGGATCCTACACATATGGACCCCGTAAACGTTCCTTGgaccttgagaaccggaagactctgccaacaaagccctcaatcaaggATCCACaaacattggagttgaagcccttgccttcacacctcactatgaattcttag